Proteins encoded by one window of Panicum virgatum strain AP13 chromosome 7N, P.virgatum_v5, whole genome shotgun sequence:
- the LOC120681050 gene encoding uncharacterized protein LOC120681050, whose protein sequence is MVGPLKKAPRGFTHLLVAIDKFTKWIEAKLITTIDSKEAVKFFLDIVYIFGVPNSIITDNGTNFTGHYFQEFTEGYMIRIDWASVGHPRTNGQVERANGLILQGLKPCIFYMLKKFAGRWVEELPAVLWSLRTTPNRSTELTPFFLTYGSEAVLSSDLDYGAPRVKAFDQATAAEAQRDAMEVLEEARLATLHRSARYQQTLRRYHERRIWERTL, encoded by the coding sequence ATGGTCGGGCCACTCAAGAAGGCACCAAGAGGGTTCACCCATTTACTTGTCGCAATCGAtaagttcacaaaatggatagaggcaaaaCTGATAACCACGAtcgactccaaggaggccgtcAAGTTCTTCCTGGACATCGTCTACATATTCGGGGTGCCCAACTCCATCATCACCGATAATGGGACCAATTTCACAGGTCACTACTTTCAAGAATTCACGGAAGGATACATGATCCGGATCGACTGGGCATCGGTCGGACACCCGCGCACGAACGGGCAAGTAGAAAGAGCTAACGGCTTAATCCTCCAAGGGCTCAAACCGTGCATTTTTTACATGCTCAAAAAGTTCGCGGGTCGTTGGGTGGAAGAGCTGCCGGCAGTGCTCTGGAGCTTGCGAACCACACCTAACCGATCCACAGAGCTGACACCTTTCTTCCTAACGTATGGCTCCGAGGCCGTGCTGTCTTCCGATCTGGACTATGGCGCGCCTAGAGTCAAAGCCTTTGACCAGGCGACGGCAGCTGAAGCCCAGAGGGACGCCATGGAAGTCTTGGAAGAAGCAAGGCTAGCTACACTCCACCGATCGGCTCGCTACCAACAAACTTTACGTAGGTACCACGAGAGGCGCATATGGGAGAGGACGCTGTAG
- the LOC120681051 gene encoding uncharacterized protein LOC120681051: MHLSKVLMDGGSSLNILYVDTLEAMGIPQGCLRESLFPFYGILPGMKAYPVSNIDLPVTFGSKANFRTETLTFEVVDWKGVYHAILGRPAYAKFMAYISSCEYYDLATTMANSTELGQLRATTPECRPDPGKPSQASAFVSTDKTKTVVVDDADPTKTVRIGSQLPAK; this comes from the exons ATGCATCTGTCCAAGGTGCtgatggacggaggcagcagcctcaacatcctctACGTCGACACCTTGGAAGCCATGGGAATCCCACAAGGCTGCTTGCGGGAATCGCTCTTTCCCTTCTACGGCATCCTGCCAGGCATGAAGGCATACCCGGTCAGCAATATcgacttgccggtcacgtttGGCAGCAAAGCAAACTTCCGTACCGAAACCCTCACATTTGAGGTGGTGGACTGGAAGGGGGTGTATCATGCCATCCTCGGGCGCCCtgcctacgccaagttcatg GCCTACATCAGTAGCTGTGAGTACTATGATCTCGCCACCACCATGGCGAACTCGACTGAACTTGGCCAGCTTCGCGCCACCACTCCCGAGTGCCGTCCTGACCCTGGCAAACCTAGCCAAGCATCGGCCTTCGTCTCAACCGACAAGACCAAGACGGTCGTGGTCGACGACGCCGACCCAACCAAGACTGTGCGGATCGGCTCCCAGCTGCCGGCCAAATAG